The Ciona intestinalis chromosome 11, KH, whole genome shotgun sequence genome has a segment encoding these proteins:
- the mlx gene encoding transcription factor protein, translated as MECSAEKMFPTTSLITSSVTQSTNSEQDIYKSPKKGDVIHSGHFMVSSVADDGDEHEEINHDRDSPVHHEQAIMIRGHGYDFSNVNKETKNIYQFGPSHSNHITIDSSLSRLFKCMSLAYRGGKVVSPKWKNFKGLKLTVKDKIRLNNAIWRTWHIQYVMHRKKPSLIQFATPLEADLECDLHNRPEAVVMEGKYWKRRIETVVAEYKKWRAFFMEKLRLSEYPGLTWVSDIQNSPSSDHNLESHRRFEEQNATDFTDTLFSSLSNQPFQFPNPREIAMHATNSDMMQPGLLQLQPMMDDMDFDPLQDFFAPPKKSNTGFGTGLHHNDRIAEEGFISHGINQMIDASHIEPIQQSNEIAMQYAPHPQLKVTTHSDPIFSAFNITQYSGLNVDVAHATNINQHQTIDPTFKQYPSQNMGVPKQNNMGNNQSQQTMRYTSQEQPGFSKISQNNLPNNRIIYTQPQTSLQMEVLQTPAHHIGSTLVENNPNQYATIRPMQNINETYNQQQTVSNNTVQWMPSNNDPNISAMEQQQFVAELNNTAMSLQNQLKSGSSVTPTKVHGMDLLKHLLSTKPHGNGQSLPMTNAPVQTAKKPQYKRVANVVKDHPSSHHGNQAITPYVTPNKPEFKPQQSLSQPDVEIEFRKSGLNEMLAEQTTTDVATPLQDPIINRTNLISAEQKRRFNIKVGFTRLQSLIPGLTSQTVSKVSKATIMSKAAQYIKTMQNERLKMSEEIQGLKKEVDVLKSAISECQQKLPATGVPVARPPLDVAKSKFERWVRERTKRDWKFYLFGLVINPWFDSYQQMVSVTGSEDLCRSVLEWVDQKCSLPALRPNVVQSLQVLGTTTSILTNPANLRQQIEDRVNSDDNTRTRQPT; from the exons ATGGAATGCTCTGctgaaaaaatgtttcctACTACGTCATTGATAACATCTAGTGTAACTCAATCAACCAACAGCGAGcaagatatatataaat cTCCAAAGAAAGGAGATGTAATTCATTCTGGTCATTTCATGGTTTCTTCTGTTGCTGATGATGGTGATGAGCATGAGGAAATTAATCATGATCGTGACTCTCCAGTTCATCATGAACAGGCTATCATGATAAGGGGGCATGGTTATGACTTTTCAAATGTCAACAAAGAAACTAAG AACATCTACCAGTTTGGTCCAAGCCATTCCAACCATATCACCATTGACTCGTCACTATCTCGATTATTCAAGTGCATGTCGTTGGCATACAGGGG TGGCAAGGTGGTTTCTCCAAAGTGGAAAAActttaaaggtttaaaactgACAGTGAAAGATAAGATTCGATTGAACAATGCAATATGGCGTACATGGCATATTCAGT ATGTGATGCATCGCAAAAAACCGTCTCTTATCCAGTTTGCAACTCCATTGGAAGCAGATTTGGAATGTGATTTACATAATCGGCCAGAG GCTGTGGTTATGGAAGGAAAATATTGGAAGCGAAGAATTGAAACAGTGGTTgctgaatataaaaaatggaGAGCTTTTTTCATGGAAaag CTTCGTCTTTCAGAATATCCAGGATTGACT TGGGTATCGGATATACAGAATTCACCCAGTAGCGACCACAACCTTGAATCTCATCGTCGATTCGAAGAACAGAATGCCACAGATTTTACGGACACATTGTTCAGTAGTTTGTCGAACCAACCATTTCAGTTTCCGAACCCCAGAGAAATTGCAATGCACGCTACAAACTCTGATATGATGCAACCAGGCTTGTTACAACTACAACCAATGATGGATGATATGGATTTTGATCCATTGCAag ATTTCTTTGCCCCACCAAAAAAATCCAATACAGGATTTGGAACAGGACTCCATCATAATGATCGAATTGCTGAAGAAGGATTTATTTCTCACGGAATAAACCAGATGATTGATGCTTCTCATATAGAACCCATACAA CAAAGTAATGAGATAGCGATGCAATATGCCCCTCATCCCCAGTTGAAAGTAACAACTCATTCTGACCCGATTTTCTCTGCATTCAACATCACTCAATATT CTGGATTGAACGTGGATGTAGCACATGCTACAAACATAAACCAACATCAAACTATCGATCCAACGTTCAAACAATATCCCTCACAAAATATGGGTGTACCAAAACAA aacaacatGGGAAACAATCAAAGTCAGCAAACGATGCGTTATACTTCTCAAGAACAACCAGGCTTCTCAAAGATAAGTCAAAATAACTTGCCCAATAATCGGATTATTTACACCCAACCACAG ACATCACTACAAATGGAAGTTCTTCAAACACCAGCCCACCATATTGGTTCAACCTTGGTGGAAAATAATCCAAACCAATACGCGACCATCCGCCCAAtgcaaaatattaatgaaACTTATAACCAACAGCAAACTGTGTCAAACAACACGGTGCAATGGATGCCATCCAATAACG ATCCAAATATCTCAGCTATGGAACAACAGCAGTTTGTTGCTGAACTTAATAACACAGCTATGTCCCTACAAAACCAATTAAAATCAGGGTCTAGTGTTACACCAACCAAGGTTCATGGTATGGATTTGTTGAAGCATCTGCTGAGTACCA AACCACATGGCAATGGCCAGTCACTTCCAATGACAAACGCACCAGTTCAAACTGCAAAGAAACca CAATACAAACGAGTGGCAAATGTGGTGAAAGATCACCCATCGTCCCACCATGGTAACCAAGCAATAACACCATATGTAACACCAAACAAACCAGAATTCAAACCACAGCAAAGTTTATCTCAACCAGATGTGGAAATCGAATTTCGAAAATCTGGATTGAATGAAATGTTGGCAGAACAAACAACCACTG aTGTTGCGACACCACTGCAAGACCCAATT ATCAACCGAACAAATTTGATTTCTGCCGAGCAAAAGCGGAGGTTTAATATCAAGGTTGGATTTACACGATTACAAAGTCTTATACCAGGACTAACAAGTCAAACTGTTTCCAAG GTGAGCAAAGCTACAATCATGAGTAAAGCAGCTCAGTACATTAAAACTATGCAAAACGAAAGATTAAAAATGTCCGAAGAAATTCAGGGTTTAAAGAAAGAAGTTGATGTTTTGAAATCGGCAAtcag TGAGTGTCAACAGAAGCTTCCGGCAACGGGTGTACCAGTTGCCCGACCACCACTCGATGTAGCAAAGAGCAAGTTTGAAAGATGGGTACGAGAACGGACAAAACGCGACTGGAAATTTTACTTGTTTGGACTCGTAATTAATCCATGGTTTGATTCTTATCAACAAATGGTTTCTGTGACCGGTTCAGAAGATTTATGTCGAAGCGTGCTTGAGTGGGTTGATCAGAAGTGTTCGTTGCCTGCACTTAGACCGA ATGTTGTCCAATCTCTTCAAGTACTTGGCACAACAACCTCAATTCTAACCAACCCTGCAAATCTACGGCAACAAATAGAAGATCGAGTTAATTCAGATGATAATACAAGGACGag GCAGCCTACTTGA
- the mlx gene encoding transcription factor protein isoform X2, whose amino-acid sequence MECSAEKMFPTTSLITSSVTQSTNSEQDIYKSPKKGDVIHSGHFMVSSVADDGDEHEEINHDRDSPVHHEQAIMIRGHGYDFSNVNKETKNIYQFGPSHSNHITIDSSLSRLFKCMSLAYRGGKVVSPKWKNFKGLKLTVKDKIRLNNAIWRTWHIQYVMHRKKPSLIQFATPLEADLECDLHNRPEAVVMEGKYWKRRIETVVAEYKKWRAFFMEKWVSDIQNSPSSDHNLESHRRFEEQNATDFTDTLFSSLSNQPFQFPNPREIAMHATNSDMMQPGLLQLQPMMDDMDFDPLQDFFAPPKKSNTGFGTGLHHNDRIAEEGFISHGINQMIDASHIEPIQQSNEIAMQYAPHPQLKVTTHSDPIFSAFNITQYSGLNVDVAHATNINQHQTIDPTFKQYPSQNMGVPKQNNMGNNQSQQTMRYTSQEQPGFSKISQNNLPNNRIIYTQPQTSLQMEVLQTPAHHIGSTLVENNPNQYATIRPMQNINETYNQQQTVSNNTVQWMPSNNDPNISAMEQQQFVAELNNTAMSLQNQLKSGSSVTPTKVHGMDLLKHLLSTKPHGNGQSLPMTNAPVQTAKKPQYKRVANVVKDHPSSHHGNQAITPYVTPNKPEFKPQQSLSQPDVEIEFRKSGLNEMLAEQTTTDVATPLQDPIINRTNLISAEQKRRFNIKVGFTRLQSLIPGLTSQTVSKVSKATIMSKAAQYIKTMQNERLKMSEEIQGLKKEVDVLKSAISECQQKLPATGVPVARPPLDVAKSKFERWVRERTKRDWKFYLFGLVINPWFDSYQQMVSVTGSEDLCRSVLEWVDQKCSLPALRPNVVQSLQVLGTTTSILTNPANLRQQIEDRVNSDDNTRTRQPT is encoded by the exons ATGGAATGCTCTGctgaaaaaatgtttcctACTACGTCATTGATAACATCTAGTGTAACTCAATCAACCAACAGCGAGcaagatatatataaat cTCCAAAGAAAGGAGATGTAATTCATTCTGGTCATTTCATGGTTTCTTCTGTTGCTGATGATGGTGATGAGCATGAGGAAATTAATCATGATCGTGACTCTCCAGTTCATCATGAACAGGCTATCATGATAAGGGGGCATGGTTATGACTTTTCAAATGTCAACAAAGAAACTAAG AACATCTACCAGTTTGGTCCAAGCCATTCCAACCATATCACCATTGACTCGTCACTATCTCGATTATTCAAGTGCATGTCGTTGGCATACAGGGG TGGCAAGGTGGTTTCTCCAAAGTGGAAAAActttaaaggtttaaaactgACAGTGAAAGATAAGATTCGATTGAACAATGCAATATGGCGTACATGGCATATTCAGT ATGTGATGCATCGCAAAAAACCGTCTCTTATCCAGTTTGCAACTCCATTGGAAGCAGATTTGGAATGTGATTTACATAATCGGCCAGAG GCTGTGGTTATGGAAGGAAAATATTGGAAGCGAAGAATTGAAACAGTGGTTgctgaatataaaaaatggaGAGCTTTTTTCATGGAAaag TGGGTATCGGATATACAGAATTCACCCAGTAGCGACCACAACCTTGAATCTCATCGTCGATTCGAAGAACAGAATGCCACAGATTTTACGGACACATTGTTCAGTAGTTTGTCGAACCAACCATTTCAGTTTCCGAACCCCAGAGAAATTGCAATGCACGCTACAAACTCTGATATGATGCAACCAGGCTTGTTACAACTACAACCAATGATGGATGATATGGATTTTGATCCATTGCAag ATTTCTTTGCCCCACCAAAAAAATCCAATACAGGATTTGGAACAGGACTCCATCATAATGATCGAATTGCTGAAGAAGGATTTATTTCTCACGGAATAAACCAGATGATTGATGCTTCTCATATAGAACCCATACAA CAAAGTAATGAGATAGCGATGCAATATGCCCCTCATCCCCAGTTGAAAGTAACAACTCATTCTGACCCGATTTTCTCTGCATTCAACATCACTCAATATT CTGGATTGAACGTGGATGTAGCACATGCTACAAACATAAACCAACATCAAACTATCGATCCAACGTTCAAACAATATCCCTCACAAAATATGGGTGTACCAAAACAA aacaacatGGGAAACAATCAAAGTCAGCAAACGATGCGTTATACTTCTCAAGAACAACCAGGCTTCTCAAAGATAAGTCAAAATAACTTGCCCAATAATCGGATTATTTACACCCAACCACAG ACATCACTACAAATGGAAGTTCTTCAAACACCAGCCCACCATATTGGTTCAACCTTGGTGGAAAATAATCCAAACCAATACGCGACCATCCGCCCAAtgcaaaatattaatgaaACTTATAACCAACAGCAAACTGTGTCAAACAACACGGTGCAATGGATGCCATCCAATAACG ATCCAAATATCTCAGCTATGGAACAACAGCAGTTTGTTGCTGAACTTAATAACACAGCTATGTCCCTACAAAACCAATTAAAATCAGGGTCTAGTGTTACACCAACCAAGGTTCATGGTATGGATTTGTTGAAGCATCTGCTGAGTACCA AACCACATGGCAATGGCCAGTCACTTCCAATGACAAACGCACCAGTTCAAACTGCAAAGAAACca CAATACAAACGAGTGGCAAATGTGGTGAAAGATCACCCATCGTCCCACCATGGTAACCAAGCAATAACACCATATGTAACACCAAACAAACCAGAATTCAAACCACAGCAAAGTTTATCTCAACCAGATGTGGAAATCGAATTTCGAAAATCTGGATTGAATGAAATGTTGGCAGAACAAACAACCACTG aTGTTGCGACACCACTGCAAGACCCAATT ATCAACCGAACAAATTTGATTTCTGCCGAGCAAAAGCGGAGGTTTAATATCAAGGTTGGATTTACACGATTACAAAGTCTTATACCAGGACTAACAAGTCAAACTGTTTCCAAG GTGAGCAAAGCTACAATCATGAGTAAAGCAGCTCAGTACATTAAAACTATGCAAAACGAAAGATTAAAAATGTCCGAAGAAATTCAGGGTTTAAAGAAAGAAGTTGATGTTTTGAAATCGGCAAtcag TGAGTGTCAACAGAAGCTTCCGGCAACGGGTGTACCAGTTGCCCGACCACCACTCGATGTAGCAAAGAGCAAGTTTGAAAGATGGGTACGAGAACGGACAAAACGCGACTGGAAATTTTACTTGTTTGGACTCGTAATTAATCCATGGTTTGATTCTTATCAACAAATGGTTTCTGTGACCGGTTCAGAAGATTTATGTCGAAGCGTGCTTGAGTGGGTTGATCAGAAGTGTTCGTTGCCTGCACTTAGACCGA ATGTTGTCCAATCTCTTCAAGTACTTGGCACAACAACCTCAATTCTAACCAACCCTGCAAATCTACGGCAACAAATAGAAGATCGAGTTAATTCAGATGATAATACAAGGACGag GCAGCCTACTTGA
- the mlx gene encoding transcription factor protein isoform X1 — protein MECSAEKMFPTTSLITSSVTQSTNSEQDIYKSPKKGDVIHSGHFMVSSVADDGDEHEEINHDRDSPVHHEQAIMIRGHGYDFSNVNKETKNIYQFGPSHSNHITIDSSLSRLFKCMSLAYRGGKVVSPKWKNFKGLKLTVKDKIRLNNAIWRTWHIQYVMHRKKPSLIQFATPLEADLECDLHNRPEAVVMEGKYWKRRIETVVAEYKKWRAFFMEKLRLSEYPGLTWVSDIQNSPSSDHNLESHRRFEEQNATDFTDTLFSSLSNQPFQFPNPREIAMHATNSDMMQPGLLQLQPMMDDMDFDPLQDFFAPPKKSNTGFGTGLHHNDRIAEEGFISHGINQMIDASHIEPIQQSNEIAMQYAPHPQLKVTTHSDPIFSAFNITQYSGLNVDVAHATNINQHQTIDPTFKQYPSQNMGVPKQNNMGNNQSQQTMRYTSQEQPGFSKISQNNLPNNRIIYTQPQTSLQMEVLQTPAHHIGSTLVENNPNQYATIRPMQNINETYNQQQTVSNNTVQWMPSNNDPNISAMEQQQFVAELNNTAMSLQNQLKSGSSVTPTKVHGMDLLKHLLSTKPHGNGQSLPMTNAPVQTAKKPQYKRVANVVKDHPSSHHGNQAITPYVTPNKPEFKPQQSLSQPDVEIEFRKSGLNEMLAEQTTTDVATPLQDPIINRTNLISAEQKRRFNIKVGFTRLQSLIPGLTSQTVSKVSKATIMSKAAQYIKTMQNERLKMSEEIQGLKKEVDVLKSAISECQQKLPATGVPVARPPLDVAKSKFERWVRERTKRDWKFYLFGLVINPWFDSYQQMVSVTGSEDLCRSVLEWVDQKCSLPALRPNVVQSLQVLGTTTSILTNPANLRQQIEDRVNSDDNTRTRYLI, from the exons ATGGAATGCTCTGctgaaaaaatgtttcctACTACGTCATTGATAACATCTAGTGTAACTCAATCAACCAACAGCGAGcaagatatatataaat cTCCAAAGAAAGGAGATGTAATTCATTCTGGTCATTTCATGGTTTCTTCTGTTGCTGATGATGGTGATGAGCATGAGGAAATTAATCATGATCGTGACTCTCCAGTTCATCATGAACAGGCTATCATGATAAGGGGGCATGGTTATGACTTTTCAAATGTCAACAAAGAAACTAAG AACATCTACCAGTTTGGTCCAAGCCATTCCAACCATATCACCATTGACTCGTCACTATCTCGATTATTCAAGTGCATGTCGTTGGCATACAGGGG TGGCAAGGTGGTTTCTCCAAAGTGGAAAAActttaaaggtttaaaactgACAGTGAAAGATAAGATTCGATTGAACAATGCAATATGGCGTACATGGCATATTCAGT ATGTGATGCATCGCAAAAAACCGTCTCTTATCCAGTTTGCAACTCCATTGGAAGCAGATTTGGAATGTGATTTACATAATCGGCCAGAG GCTGTGGTTATGGAAGGAAAATATTGGAAGCGAAGAATTGAAACAGTGGTTgctgaatataaaaaatggaGAGCTTTTTTCATGGAAaag CTTCGTCTTTCAGAATATCCAGGATTGACT TGGGTATCGGATATACAGAATTCACCCAGTAGCGACCACAACCTTGAATCTCATCGTCGATTCGAAGAACAGAATGCCACAGATTTTACGGACACATTGTTCAGTAGTTTGTCGAACCAACCATTTCAGTTTCCGAACCCCAGAGAAATTGCAATGCACGCTACAAACTCTGATATGATGCAACCAGGCTTGTTACAACTACAACCAATGATGGATGATATGGATTTTGATCCATTGCAag ATTTCTTTGCCCCACCAAAAAAATCCAATACAGGATTTGGAACAGGACTCCATCATAATGATCGAATTGCTGAAGAAGGATTTATTTCTCACGGAATAAACCAGATGATTGATGCTTCTCATATAGAACCCATACAA CAAAGTAATGAGATAGCGATGCAATATGCCCCTCATCCCCAGTTGAAAGTAACAACTCATTCTGACCCGATTTTCTCTGCATTCAACATCACTCAATATT CTGGATTGAACGTGGATGTAGCACATGCTACAAACATAAACCAACATCAAACTATCGATCCAACGTTCAAACAATATCCCTCACAAAATATGGGTGTACCAAAACAA aacaacatGGGAAACAATCAAAGTCAGCAAACGATGCGTTATACTTCTCAAGAACAACCAGGCTTCTCAAAGATAAGTCAAAATAACTTGCCCAATAATCGGATTATTTACACCCAACCACAG ACATCACTACAAATGGAAGTTCTTCAAACACCAGCCCACCATATTGGTTCAACCTTGGTGGAAAATAATCCAAACCAATACGCGACCATCCGCCCAAtgcaaaatattaatgaaACTTATAACCAACAGCAAACTGTGTCAAACAACACGGTGCAATGGATGCCATCCAATAACG ATCCAAATATCTCAGCTATGGAACAACAGCAGTTTGTTGCTGAACTTAATAACACAGCTATGTCCCTACAAAACCAATTAAAATCAGGGTCTAGTGTTACACCAACCAAGGTTCATGGTATGGATTTGTTGAAGCATCTGCTGAGTACCA AACCACATGGCAATGGCCAGTCACTTCCAATGACAAACGCACCAGTTCAAACTGCAAAGAAACca CAATACAAACGAGTGGCAAATGTGGTGAAAGATCACCCATCGTCCCACCATGGTAACCAAGCAATAACACCATATGTAACACCAAACAAACCAGAATTCAAACCACAGCAAAGTTTATCTCAACCAGATGTGGAAATCGAATTTCGAAAATCTGGATTGAATGAAATGTTGGCAGAACAAACAACCACTG aTGTTGCGACACCACTGCAAGACCCAATT ATCAACCGAACAAATTTGATTTCTGCCGAGCAAAAGCGGAGGTTTAATATCAAGGTTGGATTTACACGATTACAAAGTCTTATACCAGGACTAACAAGTCAAACTGTTTCCAAG GTGAGCAAAGCTACAATCATGAGTAAAGCAGCTCAGTACATTAAAACTATGCAAAACGAAAGATTAAAAATGTCCGAAGAAATTCAGGGTTTAAAGAAAGAAGTTGATGTTTTGAAATCGGCAAtcag TGAGTGTCAACAGAAGCTTCCGGCAACGGGTGTACCAGTTGCCCGACCACCACTCGATGTAGCAAAGAGCAAGTTTGAAAGATGGGTACGAGAACGGACAAAACGCGACTGGAAATTTTACTTGTTTGGACTCGTAATTAATCCATGGTTTGATTCTTATCAACAAATGGTTTCTGTGACCGGTTCAGAAGATTTATGTCGAAGCGTGCTTGAGTGGGTTGATCAGAAGTGTTCGTTGCCTGCACTTAGACCGA ATGTTGTCCAATCTCTTCAAGTACTTGGCACAACAACCTCAATTCTAACCAACCCTGCAAATCTACGGCAACAAATAGAAGATCGAGTTAATTCAGATGATAATACAAGGACGaggtatttaatttaa
- the LOC100179388 gene encoding troponin I, slow skeletal muscle, whose product MSEEESSESEVSTSEDESEQEDEIEVPPVKQEPVVKEQPKPAVESHNVEEKSGVRKMTHQRKMMLKSLMLNKAREDLKREMEQKAEAKKAELSQRLEPLSGLNSMSSQELMDLCRELHGKIDKVDEQRFDIEARVKKNDTEIEELNQKIFDLRGKFKRPPLRRVRMSADQMLRALLGSKHKVSMDLRSNLKSVKKGGEKKEDAEVKDWRDNIEAKQGMGGKKAVFEGAQ is encoded by the exons ATGTCGGaagag GAATCGTCTGAATCAGAGGTTTCGACCAGTGAGGATGAAAGTGAACAAGAAGACGag ATTGAGGTACCGCCAGTAAAACAAGAACCTGTTGTAAAAGAACAACCGAAACCAGCAGTAGAATCTCATAATGTTGAAGAAAAG AGCGGAGTTCGCAAAATGACCCACCAGCGCAAGATGATGCTCAAGTCGCTCATGCTTAACAAAGCACGAGAAGATTTGAAGCGAGAAATGGAACAAAAGGCGGAGGCGAAAAAAGCTGAGCTGAGTCAACGACTTGAGCCCCTTAGCGGCTTAAATTCCATGTCATCACAAGAACTCATG GATCTCTGCCGAGAACTCCATGGTAAAATCGACAAAGTTGATGAACAGCGATTTGACATTGAGGCAAGAGTAAAGAAGAATGATACTGAG ATTGAAGAGTTGAACCAGAAAATCTTTGATCTTCGTGGCAAATTCAAGCGACCACCACTGAGACGTGTAAGGATGTCAGCTGACCAGATGTTGCGAGCTCTGCTTGGTTCGAAACACAAAGTGTCCATGGATTTACGATCCAACCTCAAATCCGTCAAGAAGGGAGGAGAGAAGAAGGAAGAC GCCGAGGTTAAAGATTGGAGAGACAACATTGAAGCCAAGCAAGGAATGGGCGGAAAAAAGGCCGTTTTTGAGGGAGCTCAATAA
- the mlx gene encoding transcription factor protein isoform X3, whose product MECSAEKMFPTTSLITSSVTQSTNSEQDIYKSPKKGDVIHSGHFMVSSVADDGDEHEEINHDRDSPVHHEQAIMIRGHGYDFSNVNKETKNIYQFGPSHSNHITIDSSLSRLFKCMSLAYRGGKVVSPKWKNFKGLKLTVKDKIRLNNAIWRTWHIQYVMHRKKPSLIQFATPLEADLECDLHNRPEAVVMEGKYWKRRIETVVAEYKKWRAFFMEKLRLSEYPGLTWVSDIQNSPSSDHNLESHRRFEEQNATDFTDTLFSSLSNQPFQFPNPREIAMHATNSDMMQPGLLQLQPMMDDMDFDPLQDFFAPPKKSNTGFGTGLHHNDRIAEEGFISHGINQMIDASHIEPIQQSNEIAMQYAPHPQLKVTTHSDPIFSAFNITQYSGLNVDVAHATNINQHQTIDPTFKQYPSQNMGVPKQNNMGNNQSQQTMRYTSQEQPGFSKISQNNLPNNRIIYTQPQTSLQMEVLQTPAHHIGSTLVENNPNQYATIRPMQNINETYNQQQTVSNNTVQWMPSNNEPHGNGQSLPMTNAPVQTAKKPQYKRVANVVKDHPSSHHGNQAITPYVTPNKPEFKPQQSLSQPDVEIEFRKSGLNEMLAEQTTTDVATPLQDPIINRTNLISAEQKRRFNIKVGFTRLQSLIPGLTSQTVSKVSKATIMSKAAQYIKTMQNERLKMSEEIQGLKKEVDVLKSAISECQQKLPATGVPVARPPLDVAKSKFERWVRERTKRDWKFYLFGLVINPWFDSYQQMVSVTGSEDLCRSVLEWVDQKCSLPALRPNVVQSLQVLGTTTSILTNPANLRQQIEDRVNSDDNTRTRQPT is encoded by the exons ATGGAATGCTCTGctgaaaaaatgtttcctACTACGTCATTGATAACATCTAGTGTAACTCAATCAACCAACAGCGAGcaagatatatataaat cTCCAAAGAAAGGAGATGTAATTCATTCTGGTCATTTCATGGTTTCTTCTGTTGCTGATGATGGTGATGAGCATGAGGAAATTAATCATGATCGTGACTCTCCAGTTCATCATGAACAGGCTATCATGATAAGGGGGCATGGTTATGACTTTTCAAATGTCAACAAAGAAACTAAG AACATCTACCAGTTTGGTCCAAGCCATTCCAACCATATCACCATTGACTCGTCACTATCTCGATTATTCAAGTGCATGTCGTTGGCATACAGGGG TGGCAAGGTGGTTTCTCCAAAGTGGAAAAActttaaaggtttaaaactgACAGTGAAAGATAAGATTCGATTGAACAATGCAATATGGCGTACATGGCATATTCAGT ATGTGATGCATCGCAAAAAACCGTCTCTTATCCAGTTTGCAACTCCATTGGAAGCAGATTTGGAATGTGATTTACATAATCGGCCAGAG GCTGTGGTTATGGAAGGAAAATATTGGAAGCGAAGAATTGAAACAGTGGTTgctgaatataaaaaatggaGAGCTTTTTTCATGGAAaag CTTCGTCTTTCAGAATATCCAGGATTGACT TGGGTATCGGATATACAGAATTCACCCAGTAGCGACCACAACCTTGAATCTCATCGTCGATTCGAAGAACAGAATGCCACAGATTTTACGGACACATTGTTCAGTAGTTTGTCGAACCAACCATTTCAGTTTCCGAACCCCAGAGAAATTGCAATGCACGCTACAAACTCTGATATGATGCAACCAGGCTTGTTACAACTACAACCAATGATGGATGATATGGATTTTGATCCATTGCAag ATTTCTTTGCCCCACCAAAAAAATCCAATACAGGATTTGGAACAGGACTCCATCATAATGATCGAATTGCTGAAGAAGGATTTATTTCTCACGGAATAAACCAGATGATTGATGCTTCTCATATAGAACCCATACAA CAAAGTAATGAGATAGCGATGCAATATGCCCCTCATCCCCAGTTGAAAGTAACAACTCATTCTGACCCGATTTTCTCTGCATTCAACATCACTCAATATT CTGGATTGAACGTGGATGTAGCACATGCTACAAACATAAACCAACATCAAACTATCGATCCAACGTTCAAACAATATCCCTCACAAAATATGGGTGTACCAAAACAA aacaacatGGGAAACAATCAAAGTCAGCAAACGATGCGTTATACTTCTCAAGAACAACCAGGCTTCTCAAAGATAAGTCAAAATAACTTGCCCAATAATCGGATTATTTACACCCAACCACAG ACATCACTACAAATGGAAGTTCTTCAAACACCAGCCCACCATATTGGTTCAACCTTGGTGGAAAATAATCCAAACCAATACGCGACCATCCGCCCAAtgcaaaatattaatgaaACTTATAACCAACAGCAAACTGTGTCAAACAACACGGTGCAATGGATGCCATCCAATAACG AACCACATGGCAATGGCCAGTCACTTCCAATGACAAACGCACCAGTTCAAACTGCAAAGAAACca CAATACAAACGAGTGGCAAATGTGGTGAAAGATCACCCATCGTCCCACCATGGTAACCAAGCAATAACACCATATGTAACACCAAACAAACCAGAATTCAAACCACAGCAAAGTTTATCTCAACCAGATGTGGAAATCGAATTTCGAAAATCTGGATTGAATGAAATGTTGGCAGAACAAACAACCACTG aTGTTGCGACACCACTGCAAGACCCAATT ATCAACCGAACAAATTTGATTTCTGCCGAGCAAAAGCGGAGGTTTAATATCAAGGTTGGATTTACACGATTACAAAGTCTTATACCAGGACTAACAAGTCAAACTGTTTCCAAG GTGAGCAAAGCTACAATCATGAGTAAAGCAGCTCAGTACATTAAAACTATGCAAAACGAAAGATTAAAAATGTCCGAAGAAATTCAGGGTTTAAAGAAAGAAGTTGATGTTTTGAAATCGGCAAtcag TGAGTGTCAACAGAAGCTTCCGGCAACGGGTGTACCAGTTGCCCGACCACCACTCGATGTAGCAAAGAGCAAGTTTGAAAGATGGGTACGAGAACGGACAAAACGCGACTGGAAATTTTACTTGTTTGGACTCGTAATTAATCCATGGTTTGATTCTTATCAACAAATGGTTTCTGTGACCGGTTCAGAAGATTTATGTCGAAGCGTGCTTGAGTGGGTTGATCAGAAGTGTTCGTTGCCTGCACTTAGACCGA ATGTTGTCCAATCTCTTCAAGTACTTGGCACAACAACCTCAATTCTAACCAACCCTGCAAATCTACGGCAACAAATAGAAGATCGAGTTAATTCAGATGATAATACAAGGACGag GCAGCCTACTTGA